A stretch of the Zeugodacus cucurbitae isolate PBARC_wt_2022May chromosome 6, idZeuCucr1.2, whole genome shotgun sequence genome encodes the following:
- the LOC105214473 gene encoding mucin-2 isoform X12 — translation MDLSLERDSSTVLGSLFQQIINDLKNTSPLWEDFVTKATKLHQCLRAAIQAIAAYLDAFQKIADAATNSRGASKEIGTALTRVCLRHKAVESRLKTFTTAIMDCLVQPLQEKLEDWKRTVITIDKEHAKEYKRCRTELKKCSSDTLRLQKKARKGQSDTIQSLMDSHKHDVTQRRAELEEVEKKSLRSAMIEERLRYCSFVHMLQPVVKEECEVMSELGHLQEAMDSIAIVTKEPSVLPQASEELIHDTKATMSLYPESPGGGSSSQGGCSNSLGSRKSSVCSISSMNSSGSSNSPGHHHYPRSLSQLISPAIRLKPGESSDSGFCSSPALTTQASTATSQSHAVSTWPPHSQDAVPVLPPAADRPHTISTAYEKGHQRPPLTVYTFQNPETILEGSGGSGSIPGTPNGTSGGAGSGANTPSTQKSPAGALSRPPLPVRCSSLERPIPANNNRGTNNLLQRQCPSPIPAHITKELSAHHAQQQHMQQQQQQQQQLQQHHQQHLQSSSPPPTYVNMSELANMAAAKNTNQQQQRPVGGLQQQHSIDSISSQFSNDSTASGQQQHASVLACNNNSSGSKTRSHSVSSSSASSNTPSLHSHPSIESGTIATPLVGQTPTPSSGSSTPQNHYSPLLTNSPSSTAAGTPSGGSVTSGMLSGFVYNVNSPTPPQSGTASVDSDVLKITEPDAAQPTHVTDIQQQQQQTNSNNNTMNNATCLESQTTPTELSEQPYNTNATANDTESPTIVENDERSRASVLQKASMFEKQAQAAAAAASTATVTPGRANVEAIYGTRRNPDEVYRATSTSTGGNHYQQPTQPLQQPHTEQLEVDKSFEDSIQELNNLIGELDSFQREIDESKRAAITTTAAVTTQATTHTTTTADDDTVGDNCGDRPFPVNDIRSGANSNDMSSTANTVTEAERVDTTTPLTVICPPRPPKSPQCASNQTSGCGTDLSDAASDDVAADVGSLTSINNNHNNNNNTKGSNNNEHNTSISSRESCATGHDNNGRSLMQQYNSDSELSRCYVSETSSLAGGYENPTFAHFATAVSSSSIAASSGVDEPADVASVIGDNRSLMAVSSTTTADDCASHTSETYHQMTQQDNGSDGGSNVVVIYDHQIPITPDIDYVKQNSEIVVLRTKDPLQQQLGRQEMRELTQLPTSMCTPHDGLAAPGAGMMSVLALSSSSLSCLGPTSPPHTATVAPAKQRLSSFRASSEQQLQLLGCGGDNNNSGSELSLLRAPHHHQQYAHAGGVTRIARRSSINTAKPPPPVRRSSSVTPNATGTAATQSPQQNLQQQQQHYQHPQQLHHLHPHANPQPSPATTSIQNSSLYDTVDTLPPPPAYLLDSRQAQTSTPTPPPPSAISATAIPSSSLKVAETVKALSAMRHKPASPNAIRHMQQQQHHTQQQQSHQSLQFSPTQTPTPPALSPTPMQQQQQQNIYSTTVKTFSSTALLLPDCDTEQTLHYDAYSYYNPYMEVRTSTTQLTSAKMPLTTNANIANHANNAANDAAYQTLPITPTIYYYDAVTTQPTTPTKSQQLQDIYGVNTTLRITPNNKTNTQPVSPSYTSPPPYDFQHSKIELPPPLPPPNPNQQRSIKQQQQQQLQQKQFADHQYNALATATTQQPQQYQHNNNNNHNQLQQKRQHEQIYDYLPSHHQHQHPHSPKPQHNKAQQLQSSLLQQQQQQLAHHFDALTLDHEDEASHVYSDNASFRTSSPGIYAQPKIVTSMSSFRSASPAPTTNDHHHHVIPPTQPKTNPNLIAQLNARLSKQNLQQHTGEGIYGSTPNSPNHHHNMHQQQHQHQHHQSEPVYMRNYTHPHHQQTQQQLPSVATGSMHQQQNYDAAQTPKHQSSYAHTGGAARQQQQQQQQSHHAHHREPHTHSCPPPLENPPPPPTNSSIYAATANATATMPKNATRSGAGATYAPPTATMTLPKNLAQQRLQQQQHYQQQQQHQQQHYQQQQYQHSTATGGSAAAQQHQQQQQTATVNQRAQMPLPHHQQQQQQLSYKQKSATLQSNHRQPPIPSRHSSVQQKIFVATNPFIQTTTIHCHSPASVHSQPASPTCSSPSSLASIYGTSSRSHHHHQQQQQHQHHGSGSSVGGGGAAGNGYYAAPHNSTSYASSNIEKAGSIRSKTKAEFLENLNAKLAKQGLSGRAFAVRNLINSKALMYQNPQTLMRPSAQYRAQPQAPPTPPTSSAEESSSH, via the exons GAGCTTCCAAAGAAATTGGCACCGCCTTGACACGGGTCTGTCTACGACACAAAGCGGTCGAATCACGCCTGAAGACTTTCACAACAGCAATAATGGACTGCCTTGTACAGCCATTGCAA GAAAAACTAGAAGACTGGAAGCGCACAGTGATCACCATCGACAAGGAACATGCCAAAGAGTATAAACGTTGTCGCACCGAACTGAAGAAGTGTTCCAGCGACACGTTGCGACTGCAGAAGAAAGCACGTAAAGGTCAATCGGATACTATACAATCGCTTATGGATTCGCATAAGCACGATGTGACACAGCGACGCGCCGAACTGGAGGAGGTGGAAAAGAAATCGCTGCGTTCAGCCATGATCGAGGAGCGTTTGCGCTATTGCAGTTTTGTACATATGTTGCAGCCAGTCGTCAAGGAAGAATGTGAAGTCATGTCAGAGCTGGGACATTTGCAA GAAGCTATGGATTCGATCGCCATCGTCACGAAAGAGCCCAGCGTTTTGCCACAAGCCTCCGAGGAGCTAATACATGACACCAAAGCCACGATGTCGCTATATCCCGAATCGCCGGGTGGCGGTTCGAGCTCGCAAGGTGGCTGCTCAAATTCGCTGGGTTCTCGCAAAAGTTCCGTTTGTTCCATTAGCTCCATGAATAGCAGTGGCTCAAGCAACTCACCGGGACATCATCACTATCCACGTTCGCTATCGCAG TTAATTTCGCCTGCAATACGCTTGAAACCTGGTGAATCCAGTGATAGTGGCTTTTGCTCATCGCCAGCGCTAACCACAcag GCTTCTACTGCCACTAGTCAATCACATGCTGTTTCCACTTGGCCACCACATTCCCAGGATGCTGTACCAGTGTTGCCACCTGCCGCCGATCGTCCACACACCATCTCCACCGCCTACGAGAAGGGCCATCAACGGCCACCGCTAACCGTTTACACCTTTCAGAATCCGGAGACCATACTGGAGGGTAGTGGCGGCAGCGGCAGCATACCGGGCACACCGAATGGCACCAGTGGCGGTGCAGGGTCCGGCGCTAATACACCATCTACACAAAAATCGCCCGCTGGTGCATTGAGTCGCCCACCTTTGCCAGTG cgTTGCTCCTCGTTGGAACGTCCAATTCCGGCCAACAATAATCGCGGCACCAACAATCTCTTACAACGTCAATGCCCCTCGCCCATACCGGCTCATATAACGAAAG AGCTCTCAGCGCATCacgcacagcaacaacacatgcaacagcaacagcagcagcaacaacaattgcaacaacatcaTCAACAGCATTTGCAGTCATCATCGCCGCCACCCACTTACGTCAATATGTCTGAGCTGGCCAATATGGCGGCAGCAAAAAATactaaccaacaacaacagcgaccaGTCGGTGGCTTGCAACAACAGCATTCGATCGATTCGATTTCCTCACAGTTCTCTAACGATTCGACTGCATCGggtcaacaacaacatgcaagtGTTTTggcctgcaacaacaacagcagcggcagTAAAACACGTTCACATTCCGTTTCCTCGTCGTCTGCGTCCTCAAACACACCCTCCCTGCATTCGCATCCCTCCATCGAGTCGGGCACGATAGCCACACCGCTTGTTGGCCAAACACCGACACCATCGAGCGGCAGCTCAACACCACAAAACCACTATTCACCACTGCTCACGAATTCGCCGTCATCAACGGCTGCCGGTACACCCAGTGGCGGAAGCGTGACGAGCGGTATGTTGAGCGGCTTCGTATACAATGTCAATTCACCGACTCCACCACAAAGTGGCACCGCTTCAGTCGATAGCGATGTGTTGAAGATCACCGAACCGGATGCTGCTCAACCCACACACGTAACTGAtatacaacagcagcaacaacaaacaaatagcaataacaacactatGAATAATGCTACATGCTTAGAGTCCCAAACCACGCCCACCGAATTGTCCGAGCAACCCTATAATACAAATGCAACAGCAAACGATACAGAATCCCCAACTATTGTAGAGAATGACGAACGTTCACGTGCCTCCGTGTTGCAGAAGGCTTCGATGTTCGAGAAGCAAGCGCAAGCCGCCGCTGCAGCCGCATCCACCGCTACGGTTACACCAGGACGTGCCAACGTTGAGGCTATCTATGGCACACGTCGAAATCCGGATGAAGTTTATCGAGCGACCAGCACCAGCACCGGTGGCAACCACTATCAACAGCCGACGCAACCGCTACAACAACCGCACACGGAGCAGCTGGAAGTGG ATAAAAGTTTTGAAGACTCGATTcaagaattaaataatttaattggcgAATTAGACTCGTTTCAACGCGAGATCGATGAAAGCAAGCGTGCAGCAATAACCACAACAGCGGCGGTGACAACACAAGCAACaacgcacacaacaacaacagcggatGATGACACTGTGGGTGATAATTGCGGCGATCGTCCCTTCCCTGTGAACGACATACGCAGCGGTGCCAACAGCAATGATATGAGTAGCACAGCAAACACAGTGACAGAAGCGGAGCGCGTCGACACAACAACACCACTAACCGTTATTTGCCCACCGCGTCCACCCAAGTCACCACAATGCGCCAGCAATCAGACGAGCGGTTGCGGTACTGATCTCTCCGACGCCGCCTCCGATGATGTTGCGGCAGATGTCGGCTCGCTGACGAGTATAAATAACaatcacaacaataataacaacacaaagGGTAGCAATAACAACGAACACAACACGAGCATTAGTAGTCGCGAGAGTTGTGCCACGGGTCATGACAATAACGGACGCTCATTGATGCAACAATACAATTCCGATTCGGAGCTGAGTCGTTGCTATGTAAGCGAAACGAGTTCGCTGGCGGGTGGCTACGAGAATCCCACGTTCGCGCACTTCGCCACAGCGGTGTCCTCATCGTCGATAGCCGCCTCATCGGGCGTGGATGAGCCCGCCGATGTGGCCAGCGTTATCGGCGATAATCGCTCGTTGATGGCAGTGTCATCGACAACGACGGCCGACGATTGCGCATCGCACACCTCCGAGACGTACCACCAAATGACGCAACAGGATAACGGTAGTGATGGCGGCAGTAATGTCGTTGTGATCTATGATCATCAGATCCCCATCACGCCGGACATTGACTATGTCAAGCAGAATTCCGAGATTGTCGTGCTGCGCACAAAGGATCCACTGCAACAGCAGTTGGGACGACAAGAAATGCGCGAATTGACACAATTGCCGACGAGTATGTGTACGCCACACGACGGGCTGGCCGCACCAGGTGCCGGCATGATGTCCGTGCTGGccttgtcgtcgtcgtcgttgtcgtGTTTGGGACCGACCTCGCCACCGCACACCGCAACCGTAGCGCCTGCCAAACAGCGACTCTCCTCGTTCCGCGCATCCAGCGAACAACAACTGCAGCTGCTCGGTTGTGgcggcgacaacaacaatagcggcaGTGAACTATCACTGCTGCGTGCGCCGCATCATCACCAGCAATACGCACACGCAG GAGGCGTAACACGAATAGCGCGTCGCTCATCAATAAATACCGCCAAGCCACCGCCGCCAGTGCGTCGCAGCTCATCGGTGACGCCGAATGCCACCGGCACGGCG GCTACACAATCGCCACAGCAAAAtctacaacagcagcaacaacactatCAACATCCGCAACAACTCCATCATCTTCATCCTCATGCCAATCCGCAGCCATCGCCAGCAACGACATCAATACAAAATTCCTCCCTCTACGATACCGTTGATACTCTGCCACCCCCACCCGCTTATCTGCTAGACTCAAGACAAGCACAAACATCGACTCCTACGCCACCACCGCCATCGGCTATTTCCGCTACAGCAATACCGAGCTCCTCCTTGAAGGTTGCCGAAACGGTGAAAGCGTTGTCGGCTATGCGTCACAAACCCGCTTCACCGAATGCGATACGTcatatgcaacagcaacaacatcatacgcaacaacagcaatcacaTCAGTCGTTGCAG TTTTCACCAACACAAACACCAACACCGCCAGCACTATCACCAAcaccaatgcaacaacaacaacaacaaaatatttactcaacCACCGTTAAGACATTTTCCTCTACCGCTTTGTTGCTGCCCGACTGCGACACTGAACAGACGCTCCACTACGATGCCTATTCGTACTACAATCCCTATATGGAGGTCAGAACCAGCACCACCCAACTGACCTCCGCTAAAATGCCGCTTACTACTAATGCTAATATAGCTAATCATGCTAATAATGCCGCTAATGATGCAGCTTATCAAACTTTGCCTATAACACCAACTATTTATTACTATGATGCCGTTACCACGCAGCCAACAACACCAACGAAATCACAACAGTTGCAGGACATTTATGGTGTGAATACCACGCTTCGTATTACACCCAATAATAAGACAAACACACAGCCGGTGTCACCATCATATACCTCACCGCCACCATATGATTTCCAACATAgtaaaatagagttgccaccacCATTACCGCCACCCAATCCCAATCAACAACGTTCGattaagcagcagcaacaacaacagttgcaacaaaaacaatttgctgATCATCAATACAATGCACTAGCTACAGCCACCACACAGCAACCACAACAAtatcaacacaacaacaacaacaaccacaatcaattacaacaaaaacgccAACATGAACAGATATATGATTATTTGCCGTCACACCATCAGCACCAGCACCCGCACTCCCCCAAGCCACAGCATAATAAAGCGCAGCAACTGCAATCATCGctactccaacaacaacaacagcagttagCACATCATTTCGATGCTCTGACGCTCGATCATGAGGATGAGGCGTCCCATGTATATAGCGACAACGCC TCATTCCGCACATCATCGCCTGGCATTTATGCGCAACCGAAAATAGTCACAAGCATGTCGAGTTTCCGTTCGGCCAGTCCCGCACCGACGACGAATGATCATCATCATCACGTCATACCACCGACACAACCGAAAACCAATCCGAATTTGATTGCACAGCTGAATGCGCGCTTGAGCAAACAAAATCTGCAGCAGCACACCGGTGAAGGTATTTATGGTTCCACACCGAACTCACCAAATCATCATCACAATATGCATCAACAACAGCATCAGCACCAGCACCACCAAAGTGAGCCAGTTTATATGCGGAACTATACGCACCCACACCATCAGCAGACGCAACAGCAGttgccatcagtcgccaccgGTTCAATGCACCAGCAGCAAAACTATGACG CTGCGCAGACGCCAAAACATCAATCGTCCTACGCACATACCGGTGGTGCCGCtagacagcagcaacaacaacaacagcagtcgcACCATGCACATCATCGCGAGCCACATACACATAGCTGTCCGCCGCCGCTTGAAAATCCACCACCGCCACCCACCAATTCATCCATTTACGCTGCCACTGCCAATGCCACCGCGACCATGCCCAAAAATGCTACACGCTCCGGCGCAGGCGCCACTTATGCGCCGCCCACCGCCACCATGACATTGCCTAAGAATCTCGCACAACAGCGtttacagcagcaacaacactatcagcaacagcagcaacaccaacaacaacactaccaacagcaacaatatcaACATTCTACCGCCACCGGCGGCAGCGCAGCCGCTCAgcaacaccagcagcagcagcagacggCTACTGTTAATCAGCGCGCACAGATGCCATTGCCACaccatcagcagcagcaacaacaactgtcaTATAAACAAAAGTCGGCCACATTACAAAGTAACCACCGCCAACCGCCCATACCGTCGCGCCACTCGAGCGTACAGCAAAAGATATTCGTGGCCACCAATCCGTTCATTCAAACCACCACCATTCACTGCCATTCGCCGGCGTCGGTGCATTCGCAACCGGCTTCACCCACCTGTTCGTCGCCGTCGTCGTTGGCAAGCATTTATGGCACCAGTTCGCGCAGTCATCATCaccatcagcagcaacaacaacaccaacatcatGGCAGTGGCAGCAGCGTTGGCGGCGGCGGCGCAGCCGGCAATGGTTACTATGCCGCCCCGCACAATTCAA cgaGTTACGCCAGCTCAAACATTGAGAAAGCCGGCAGCATACGCTCGAAAACCAAAGCTGAATTTCTCGAGAATCTCAATGCAAAGCTGGCCAAACAGGGCCTCTCTGGACGCGCGTTCGCTGTGCGCAATCTAATCAATAGTAAAGCATTG ATGTATCAAAATCCACAAACACTTATGCGTCCAAGTGCACAATATCGCGCACAACCACAAGCACCGCCGACACCGCCAACTTCCTCTGCCGAAGAGTCCTCGTCACATTAA